A genomic segment from Desulfonatronum lacustre DSM 10312 encodes:
- a CDS encoding ABC transporter substrate binding protein: MIQKRKALLCVAAFLTSGLLLAAAAISAFSQPDPGREKRRVFYLNSYHNGYAWSDHLQEGIRQGLEQGQYHIELQIEYMDAKKYPYEIIADTLFRLYQDKFVDEHFDIVIVSDNDAYNFILEHRDRLFPDIPVVFCGLNDVTPEEIDQTFVTGILENIDVRDTLELALSIHPNKNKLVVIGDESITGMAIRNQIEAVEHHFGDRLEFEFWERYSLEEIQERVRDLPRNAFLFFIPFFHNVGGQFMSASEVLEAVAQVTDLPIYSNWEFLLGHGMVGGRLLSGHLHGRITAQMALRIMEGESPSAIPVVSEVVDQYMFDYQVLMQRDISRRQLPADSLFINEPEAFYELDKQVFQVIMVSLFTLVVVLGFLIRNIIQRRAVERRIRHQLSFLEILMDAIPQLVCWKDRKQRYLGANRAFAEFFGIESPRKLLHQTDAAMLPNSEFVDWVARMDRQVVEDDRPLRKIKTAVQDAQGENAWLEINKVPLHNEKGEVVGTLSTAENITHEMNLERQLLQSQKMEAIGTLAGGIAHDFNNILTSIINSTELALGDIDPESATAEDLERVLRVSSRGRNLVERILTFSRPSQEGFRPTDLPALVRESVTLLQRSLPRNIVIRDSIAGKTDPVMLDPTQVTQVLMNLCTNAFQAMQTTGGELVIRLEETRVADSDAEELNIAPGAYFRLTVSDTGPGIAPETLDKIFDPFFTTKGKAEGTGLGLAMVLGIVKNHKGAVRVSSTPGQGATFSILLPMITADRSALPARLAPILKGSGVILFVEDDEEQLATTPRTLEQLGYTVLSAEAGNEALQILEQRPDIDLVLTDYDMPGLTGIDLARRTGLMRPDLPVILVSGRSYVLKMGEAADNIRLVLPKPFNKADLSAALSKVMNKIPATDQASGQKPDPKLNQGSEQ; encoded by the coding sequence GAAAAACGGCGGGTCTTTTACCTCAATTCCTATCACAACGGGTATGCTTGGTCGGACCATCTTCAGGAGGGAATCCGGCAAGGCCTGGAGCAGGGTCAGTACCATATCGAGCTCCAGATCGAATACATGGACGCCAAGAAATATCCCTATGAAATCATCGCCGACACCCTGTTCCGGCTCTATCAGGACAAATTCGTCGACGAGCACTTCGACATCGTCATCGTATCGGACAACGACGCCTACAACTTCATCCTCGAACACCGCGATCGCCTTTTTCCCGACATTCCGGTGGTCTTCTGCGGCCTGAACGACGTCACTCCGGAGGAAATCGACCAGACCTTCGTCACCGGCATCCTGGAAAACATCGACGTTCGAGACACCCTGGAACTGGCCTTGAGCATCCATCCCAACAAAAACAAGCTGGTGGTCATCGGCGACGAGTCCATAACCGGGATGGCCATCCGCAACCAGATCGAAGCCGTTGAGCACCATTTCGGGGACCGACTGGAGTTCGAGTTCTGGGAACGATATTCGCTGGAGGAAATCCAGGAACGGGTCCGCGATCTGCCGCGCAACGCTTTTTTATTCTTCATCCCCTTTTTTCACAACGTGGGCGGTCAGTTCATGTCCGCCTCGGAGGTCCTGGAAGCCGTAGCCCAGGTCACGGACCTGCCCATCTACAGCAACTGGGAATTCCTGCTGGGTCACGGCATGGTCGGTGGACGCCTGCTCAGCGGACACCTCCACGGCAGGATCACGGCACAAATGGCCTTGCGCATCATGGAAGGCGAGTCGCCGTCGGCCATTCCGGTGGTCTCCGAGGTCGTGGACCAGTACATGTTCGACTACCAGGTGCTGATGCAACGCGACATCAGTCGTCGCCAACTTCCGGCCGACAGTCTGTTCATCAACGAGCCCGAAGCCTTTTACGAGTTGGACAAGCAGGTCTTTCAGGTCATCATGGTCAGCCTGTTCACCCTGGTGGTGGTCCTGGGCTTTTTAATCCGGAACATCATCCAGCGCCGGGCCGTGGAACGCAGAATCCGGCACCAGCTCTCCTTTTTGGAAATCCTGATGGACGCCATCCCGCAACTGGTCTGCTGGAAGGACCGCAAGCAGCGCTACCTGGGAGCGAATCGGGCCTTCGCCGAATTCTTCGGCATCGAATCGCCTCGCAAACTGCTCCACCAAACCGACGCGGCCATGTTGCCCAATTCGGAATTCGTGGACTGGGTGGCCCGGATGGATCGTCAAGTGGTGGAAGATGACCGCCCCTTGCGCAAGATCAAGACCGCGGTCCAGGACGCCCAGGGCGAAAACGCTTGGCTGGAAATCAACAAGGTGCCTCTGCACAACGAAAAGGGCGAAGTGGTCGGAACCCTGAGCACCGCGGAAAACATCACCCACGAGATGAACCTGGAACGTCAGCTTTTGCAATCCCAGAAAATGGAAGCCATCGGCACCCTGGCCGGAGGGATCGCCCACGATTTCAACAACATCTTGACCTCAATCATCAATTCCACGGAGTTGGCCCTGGGAGACATCGACCCGGAGTCAGCCACGGCCGAGGACCTGGAACGGGTCCTGCGGGTTTCCAGCCGGGGCAGAAATCTGGTGGAACGCATCCTGACCTTCAGCCGTCCCTCACAGGAAGGGTTCCGCCCCACGGATCTACCCGCCCTGGTCCGTGAATCCGTGACCCTGCTCCAGCGCTCCCTGCCCCGCAACATCGTCATTCGCGACAGCATCGCCGGCAAGACCGATCCGGTGATGCTGGACCCGACCCAGGTCACTCAGGTGCTCATGAACCTCTGTACCAACGCCTTCCAGGCCATGCAGACCACTGGCGGAGAACTGGTGATCCGGCTGGAGGAAACACGGGTCGCCGACTCTGACGCCGAAGAGTTGAACATCGCTCCCGGAGCGTACTTCCGGCTCACCGTCAGCGACACCGGCCCCGGCATCGCCCCGGAGACCCTGGACAAAATCTTCGACCCCTTCTTCACCACTAAGGGCAAGGCCGAGGGCACGGGTTTGGGGCTGGCCATGGTCCTGGGCATCGTCAAAAACCATAAAGGAGCGGTCCGGGTCAGCAGCACTCCGGGCCAGGGGGCCACGTTCAGCATCCTGCTGCCCATGATTACGGCGGATCGATCCGCGCTACCCGCCCGTCTCGCGCCCATCCTAAAAGGCAGCGGCGTCATCCTGTTCGTGGAGGACGACGAAGAACAGTTGGCCACCACGCCCCGCACCCTGGAACAGCTCGGCTATACGGTCCTCTCCGCAGAGGCCGGCAACGAGGCCCTGCAAATCCTCGAACAGCGACCGGACATCGACTTGGTGCTCACCGACTACGACATGCCCGGCCTGACCGGCATCGACTTAGCCCGCCGGACCGGGCTGATGCGTCCGGATCTGCCCGTTATCCTGGTCTCCGGTCGCAGCTATGTTCTGAAAATGGGCGAGGCGGCGGACAATATTCGGCTCGTTCTCCCCAAACCCTTCAACA